The proteins below come from a single Halostagnicola larsenii XH-48 genomic window:
- a CDS encoding PTS fructose transporter subunit IIC — protein sequence MPPADKAETALRSHVTTVKEDVMTGVSFMIPFVTIGGIFTALAFLVAELPESVFGITMPGAGATTETVFQSTGTLPWYLGEIGGLGLTMMVPILGAYIAYAIADRPGLAPGFILSWAIQQTAIIEAAGSLVGFSADGASAGFLGALVAGLLAGYVARWMKDWSVPSLVEPMMPVLIIPVFTTALLSPLVIVGLGVPIAIIDDTLTTVLGSMTGANALLLGAILGAMMAADMGGPINKVAYVFAAALVSEQIFGPMAAVMIAGMTPPLGLALSNFIAPQKYSAEMYENAKAAVPLGLAFITEGAIPYAAADPLRVIPSCMIGSATAGATALWLGVTMPAPHGGIFVFLLSSNALVFLGCIALGTIVTATVATAIKPDFEKTVADVDTETGSASRVTHTND from the coding sequence ATGCCACCAGCAGACAAAGCAGAAACCGCACTCCGTTCGCACGTCACTACGGTCAAAGAGGACGTGATGACCGGCGTGTCGTTCATGATTCCGTTCGTCACGATCGGGGGGATATTTACGGCACTGGCGTTCTTGGTCGCTGAACTTCCAGAGTCCGTCTTCGGAATAACGATGCCCGGTGCGGGGGCGACGACGGAGACGGTCTTCCAATCGACCGGAACGCTTCCGTGGTATCTGGGTGAAATCGGCGGGCTCGGTTTGACGATGATGGTCCCCATTCTGGGGGCGTACATCGCCTACGCAATCGCCGATCGGCCCGGGCTGGCACCGGGTTTCATCCTGTCGTGGGCGATCCAACAAACCGCGATCATCGAGGCCGCTGGCTCGCTCGTCGGCTTTAGCGCAGACGGTGCCTCCGCCGGGTTCCTCGGCGCACTGGTCGCGGGGCTTCTGGCCGGGTACGTCGCTCGGTGGATGAAGGACTGGTCGGTGCCGTCCCTCGTCGAACCCATGATGCCGGTGTTGATAATCCCGGTGTTCACGACCGCGCTTCTGTCACCGCTCGTGATCGTCGGATTGGGGGTGCCGATCGCAATCATCGACGACACATTGACGACGGTACTCGGCTCCATGACGGGAGCGAACGCGCTCCTTCTCGGGGCGATTCTGGGGGCGATGATGGCGGCTGATATGGGCGGCCCCATCAACAAAGTCGCGTACGTGTTCGCCGCCGCGCTCGTTAGCGAGCAGATTTTCGGGCCGATGGCCGCCGTGATGATCGCCGGCATGACGCCGCCGCTCGGCCTGGCGCTCTCGAACTTCATCGCACCCCAGAAGTACTCCGCCGAGATGTACGAGAACGCCAAAGCGGCGGTGCCGCTCGGTCTCGCGTTCATCACCGAGGGTGCGATCCCCTACGCCGCGGCCGATCCGCTCCGCGTCATTCCGAGCTGTATGATCGGGAGCGCGACCGCCGGTGCAACCGCGCTCTGGCTCGGCGTGACCATGCCCGCGCCCCACGGCGGTATCTTCGTGTTCCTCCTCTCGAGCAACGCGCTCGTCTTCCTCGGGTGTATCGCACTCGGCACGATAGTGACCGCGACCGTCGCGACGGCTATCAAACCGGACTTCGAGAAAACGGTCGCCGACGTCGATACCGAAACGGGGTCAGCCAGTCGAGTGACCCACACGAACGACTGA
- a CDS encoding class I fructose-bisphosphate aldolase has protein sequence MRQLTETPLVRDGKSIILAHDHGLEHGPTAFEDVPERLDPRTVFELATHDAVTGFAVQKGLAETYYPSYDDDVNLLAKLNGTSSLWMGEPYSPRTCSVDYALELGADAVGYTVYPGTNRETEMFEEFRDVQERAREHDVPVAMWSYPRGQALKEHRKPSVISYATRIALELGADIAKVKYPRSGQAMADAVAAAGDVNVVLSGGSKTDDREFLSLVETAMNAGASGLAVGRNVWQRENPEQILDALEAVVFEEATADEALAE, from the coding sequence ATGCGCCAACTTACTGAGACACCGCTCGTACGGGATGGCAAGTCGATAATTCTCGCACACGATCACGGACTCGAGCACGGGCCCACTGCGTTCGAGGACGTTCCCGAGCGACTCGACCCGAGGACGGTCTTCGAGCTGGCAACGCACGACGCCGTGACCGGATTTGCAGTCCAGAAAGGACTGGCGGAGACTTATTATCCGTCCTACGACGACGACGTAAATTTGCTGGCGAAGCTCAACGGTACCAGCAGCCTCTGGATGGGTGAACCGTACTCGCCACGGACGTGTTCGGTCGATTACGCGCTCGAGCTCGGTGCCGATGCGGTCGGATACACGGTGTATCCGGGAACCAACCGCGAAACGGAGATGTTCGAGGAGTTCCGGGACGTCCAAGAGCGGGCTCGCGAGCACGACGTTCCGGTTGCCATGTGGTCGTATCCGCGCGGACAGGCGCTCAAAGAACACCGCAAACCGTCGGTTATCTCGTACGCGACTCGAATCGCCCTCGAGCTGGGCGCGGACATCGCGAAGGTGAAGTATCCGCGAAGCGGGCAGGCGATGGCTGACGCGGTCGCTGCGGCGGGTGACGTCAACGTCGTTCTCAGCGGCGGCTCCAAAACCGACGATCGTGAGTTCCTCTCGCTGGTCGAGACGGCGATGAACGCAGGTGCAAGCGGGCTGGCGGTCGGTCGCAACGTCTGGCAACGCGAAAATCCCGAGCAAATCCTCGACGCGCTCGAGGCGGTTGTCTTCGAGGAGGCAACGGCCGACGAGGCGCTTGCCGAATGA
- the glpR gene encoding HTH-type transcriptional regulator GlpR, whose amino-acid sequence MLPAVRKREIVELVSEEGECSVADLATEMDCSKATIRRDLSDLEDRKLIERSHGGAVPVTTVGNEQTYGQKEVQNLDGKMRIGERAAEEITENQVVFFDAGSTTMQVAKNAPENRSFLAVTNSPVLALELGEQANDVKLTGGSLRHETRALTGPSAERFMERTNFDVLFLGTNAIKPPQGLMTPNEDEARLKSLMIENAGRVVLVSDGSKLGKQSFVKFAEVEDLDVFITDTKLTDEQHEPFDAADVEVIEEVEQ is encoded by the coding sequence ATGCTCCCCGCAGTGAGAAAACGCGAGATCGTCGAGTTGGTGTCCGAAGAGGGTGAATGTTCAGTCGCCGATCTCGCCACGGAGATGGACTGTTCGAAGGCGACGATTCGCCGCGACTTAAGCGACTTAGAAGACCGGAAGCTGATCGAGCGCTCACACGGTGGCGCAGTGCCGGTAACGACCGTCGGGAACGAACAGACCTACGGGCAAAAGGAAGTCCAGAACCTCGACGGGAAGATGCGGATCGGCGAACGAGCCGCCGAGGAAATCACCGAGAATCAGGTCGTGTTCTTCGACGCCGGCTCGACGACGATGCAAGTCGCCAAGAACGCCCCCGAGAACAGGTCGTTCCTCGCGGTCACCAACTCGCCCGTTCTCGCCCTCGAGCTCGGCGAGCAGGCCAACGACGTGAAACTCACCGGCGGATCGCTTCGCCACGAGACGCGAGCGCTCACCGGGCCGAGCGCGGAGCGGTTCATGGAACGGACGAACTTCGACGTGTTGTTCCTGGGAACGAACGCGATCAAACCGCCCCAGGGATTGATGACGCCAAACGAGGACGAAGCCCGGCTCAAATCGCTCATGATCGAGAACGCGGGACGGGTCGTCCTCGTCTCGGACGGGTCGAAACTCGGCAAACAGAGTTTCGTGAAATTTGCCGAGGTCGAGGATCTCGACGTGTTTATCACCGACACGAAGCTGACCGACGAACAGCACGAACCGTTCGACGCCGCCGACGTAGAGGTAATTGAGGAGGTCGAGCAGTGA
- a CDS encoding PTS sugar transporter subunit IIA, protein MTETLTEDRIETLAPTDHITLESPPADKQACIEHLLDLLVEAGRVDDRETALEALLAREAETTTGVGMGIGIPHAQTEAVSEPSVAFTRSEAGVDFGSMDGEPARLIFMILVPESGADDHLSILSTLSRALMHDETRDALYDAETPEDVQAVLTEAVA, encoded by the coding sequence ATGACTGAAACACTCACCGAAGATCGAATCGAAACCCTCGCACCCACCGACCACATCACGCTCGAGTCGCCGCCCGCAGACAAACAAGCCTGCATAGAACACCTCCTGGACCTGCTCGTCGAGGCAGGCCGTGTCGACGACCGAGAGACGGCCCTCGAGGCGCTGCTCGCTCGCGAGGCGGAGACGACAACCGGCGTCGGCATGGGTATCGGGATCCCTCACGCACAAACGGAGGCCGTCAGCGAGCCATCCGTGGCGTTCACCCGTTCGGAGGCAGGCGTCGATTTCGGCTCGATGGACGGCGAGCCCGCACGGCTCATTTTCATGATCCTCGTCCCCGAGTCCGGCGCGGACGATCACCTCTCGATCTTGAGCACCCTCTCGAGAGCGCTCATGCACGACGAGACGAGAGACGCCCTCTACGACGCGGAGACACCCGAAGACGTACAGGCCGTCCTCACGGAGGCAGTCGCATGA
- a CDS encoding PTS fructose transporter subunit IIB: MKLVAVTSCPTGIAHSQMAAENIETTAQEQGHDIKVEVQGAMGAENELTADDIDDADAVIIAADTAVNQDRFDGKPLVEGTVKDGVNDAEGLIAQAIQRADGSETSSTEDAESDASVETGEETSTTATSDPELEQLGGDPSKGLFARLRRLFS; encoded by the coding sequence ATGAAACTCGTCGCAGTCACGTCCTGTCCGACCGGTATCGCACACAGCCAGATGGCAGCAGAGAACATAGAGACCACCGCCCAGGAGCAGGGCCACGACATCAAAGTCGAGGTTCAGGGCGCGATGGGTGCCGAAAACGAGCTCACGGCGGACGATATCGACGACGCCGATGCCGTTATCATCGCCGCGGATACGGCCGTCAATCAGGATCGATTCGACGGCAAACCGCTCGTCGAGGGAACCGTCAAGGACGGAGTGAACGACGCCGAAGGGCTGATCGCGCAAGCGATTCAACGAGCCGACGGTAGCGAAACCAGTAGCACCGAGGATGCCGAAAGTGACGCATCCGTGGAGACGGGCGAGGAGACTTCGACGACAGCAACGAGCGATCCCGAACTCGAACAGCTCGGGGGTGACCCATCGAAAGGCCTCTTCGCGCGTCTCCGGAGGCTATTTTCGTGA
- the pfkB gene encoding 1-phosphofructokinase produces the protein MILTVTLNPAVDHTLTVDDFPETDRVARANAARVDPGGKGINVSKYLAELETETVATGVVGDFLGRFVRDRLSAGEIEGDFVEIDGRTRLNTTILTDDAEFKINHDGPRVSADAIDDLLETIERNAPDTVVVGGSLPPGLGPDAIDRIARTGDWETVVDVGGSILAALDASYALCKPNREELAAATGCSVRSLEDCYDAVETLRRMGYDRVIASLGADGAIMSTPEECIHAAALETEVVDTVGAGDSLLAGVLAALDDGATDREALRTGVAVASRVVSVPGTDIPPLDELVGTTDRVAISVSADCSR, from the coding sequence GTGATTCTGACGGTGACGCTCAACCCGGCAGTCGATCACACGCTGACCGTCGATGACTTCCCCGAGACTGACCGGGTCGCTCGGGCGAACGCCGCTCGCGTCGATCCCGGCGGAAAAGGGATCAACGTCTCGAAATATCTCGCCGAACTCGAGACCGAGACCGTCGCGACGGGCGTCGTCGGCGATTTCCTCGGCCGGTTCGTCCGCGATCGGTTGTCCGCGGGCGAGATCGAGGGAGATTTCGTCGAGATCGACGGTCGAACCAGACTCAATACGACGATCCTGACCGACGATGCGGAGTTCAAGATCAACCACGACGGACCGCGGGTTTCGGCGGACGCCATCGACGACCTTCTCGAGACGATCGAGCGAAACGCACCCGACACCGTGGTCGTTGGCGGCAGTCTGCCGCCGGGCCTCGGCCCCGACGCGATCGATCGGATCGCCCGCACCGGCGACTGGGAGACCGTCGTCGACGTCGGCGGATCCATACTCGCAGCACTCGACGCGTCGTACGCGCTGTGTAAACCCAATCGCGAGGAACTCGCGGCGGCGACTGGTTGCTCCGTGCGCTCGCTCGAGGACTGTTACGACGCGGTCGAGACGCTTCGTCGAATGGGGTACGACCGGGTTATCGCGTCTCTGGGTGCAGACGGCGCGATCATGTCGACGCCGGAAGAGTGCATCCACGCGGCAGCGCTCGAGACCGAGGTCGTCGACACGGTCGGTGCCGGCGATTCGCTGCTGGCGGGCGTTCTGGCTGCACTCGACGACGGAGCGACGGACCGGGAGGCGTTACGAACCGGCGTTGCAGTCGCTTCGCGTGTCGTTTCGGTTCCTGGAACCGATATTCCGCCGCTCGACGAACTCGTCGGGACGACCGATCGCGTCGCCATTTCGGTGTCGGCCGACTGCTCCAGATAG
- the ptsP gene encoding phosphoenolpyruvate--protein phosphotransferase, with the protein MAERTLTGTGATPRSDVGTVVWYSTSTDLPDPNSVSVDQEDERERFEDARETARDELEAERERTAERVGEQEAEVFDAHVQFLEDPQIEDGVERAIDDELPAENAVQRAFADPIEQFEGMDGRMAERADDLRDVRDRLVRLLTDDDRVDLESLPEGSVVLADRLTPSDTAQLDPDRVAGFATVTGGRTSHAAIFARSLALPAVVGVGDELHDVETDATVVVDGDAGELVVDPSDERRESAQTAHQVEIHEEAVTTADGTGIEIAANVGQPAELEDAKAQGADGIGLYRTEFLFLDREQAPDETEQYEAYREALETFPDGRVVVRTLDIGGDKPIPYLDLPEEENPFLGERGIRRSLGPDADLFETQLRALFRAAADGDGCLSIMFPVVATPKELVAALETVERIANTLEEEGIDYAIPELGVMIETPGAVFAAPELAEQVEFLSIGTNDLTQYVMAAARENERVADLRDPRRPAVLRAISRTIKAAHENDAWVGMCGEMAGNPELTELLVGLGLDELSMSAVTVPDVKATVQSIDTETAAENVTRALEASTRDHVIDRIQRNNSNQ; encoded by the coding sequence ATGGCAGAACGCACTCTCACCGGAACGGGGGCGACGCCGCGCTCCGACGTGGGAACGGTCGTCTGGTATAGCACGTCGACCGATCTTCCGGATCCGAATTCAGTTTCTGTCGATCAAGAGGACGAGCGCGAACGGTTCGAAGACGCACGCGAAACCGCTCGAGACGAATTAGAAGCCGAACGGGAACGGACCGCCGAACGCGTCGGCGAGCAGGAAGCCGAGGTCTTCGATGCGCACGTGCAGTTCCTCGAGGACCCGCAGATTGAGGACGGTGTCGAGCGTGCGATCGATGACGAACTTCCGGCAGAGAACGCCGTCCAGCGGGCATTCGCCGACCCGATCGAACAGTTCGAGGGCATGGACGGGCGGATGGCCGAGCGGGCCGACGACCTGCGCGACGTTCGCGATCGGCTCGTTCGACTCCTCACCGACGACGACCGAGTCGATCTCGAGAGTCTCCCCGAGGGATCGGTCGTGCTCGCCGATCGACTCACGCCGAGCGACACGGCACAGCTCGACCCCGACCGCGTCGCCGGGTTCGCCACCGTAACCGGCGGGCGAACCTCGCACGCGGCGATCTTCGCTCGCTCGCTCGCGCTACCCGCCGTCGTCGGCGTCGGTGACGAACTCCACGATGTCGAAACTGACGCGACGGTCGTCGTCGACGGCGACGCTGGCGAACTCGTCGTCGACCCGAGCGACGAGCGCCGGGAATCGGCACAGACCGCCCACCAGGTGGAAATCCACGAGGAGGCGGTAACGACCGCCGACGGAACTGGCATCGAAATCGCCGCGAACGTCGGCCAGCCCGCCGAACTCGAGGACGCGAAAGCGCAGGGGGCCGACGGTATCGGCCTCTACCGCACGGAGTTCCTGTTCCTCGACCGCGAGCAGGCACCGGACGAAACCGAACAGTACGAAGCGTACAGGGAGGCCCTCGAGACGTTCCCGGATGGCCGCGTCGTCGTCCGGACGCTCGATATCGGCGGGGACAAGCCGATTCCCTACCTCGATCTGCCCGAAGAGGAGAACCCGTTTCTCGGCGAGCGGGGGATCCGACGATCGCTCGGTCCCGACGCCGACCTATTCGAGACACAGCTTCGCGCGCTGTTTCGGGCGGCCGCGGACGGGGATGGCTGCCTGTCGATCATGTTCCCGGTCGTCGCGACACCCAAGGAACTCGTTGCCGCACTCGAGACGGTCGAGAGGATCGCGAACACGCTCGAAGAGGAAGGTATCGACTACGCGATCCCCGAACTCGGCGTGATGATCGAAACCCCCGGCGCCGTCTTCGCCGCGCCGGAACTCGCCGAGCAGGTCGAGTTCCTCAGTATCGGGACGAACGATCTCACCCAGTACGTTATGGCCGCGGCGCGCGAGAACGAACGCGTTGCGGACCTCCGGGATCCACGTCGACCGGCCGTGTTACGGGCCATCTCTCGGACCATCAAAGCGGCCCACGAAAACGACGCGTGGGTTGGTATGTGTGGGGAGATGGCCGGGAATCCGGAGCTAACCGAACTCCTCGTCGGCCTGGGGCTCGATGAACTCAGCATGAGCGCGGTCACCGTCCCGGACGTCAAAGCGACCGTCCAGTCGATCGATACTGAGACGGCGGCCGAGAATGTCACACGAGCGCTCGAGGCATCGACCAGAGATCACGTTATCGACCGAATTCAACGCAACAACTCCAACCAATGA
- a CDS encoding HPr family phosphocarrier protein: MSTERTVTIVPEAGLHARPAAKFVEAVNDHESDVQVGRPDTDDLIAAGSMIAVTSLGAEAGEEVRLVADGPDEEATLDALERVLTTPEDEIADVDS, from the coding sequence ATGAGTACCGAACGAACCGTAACGATCGTTCCCGAGGCCGGATTGCACGCTCGGCCGGCAGCGAAGTTCGTCGAGGCGGTCAACGATCACGAGTCGGACGTACAGGTCGGCCGGCCCGATACTGACGACCTCATTGCAGCCGGCAGCATGATCGCGGTCACCAGCCTCGGTGCCGAAGCCGGCGAGGAGGTTCGACTCGTCGCGGACGGCCCCGACGAAGAAGCGACGCTCGATGCGCTCGAGCGTGTTCTGACCACACCCGAGGACGAGATCGCAGATGTCGACAGTTAA